DNA from Apteryx mantelli isolate bAptMan1 unplaced genomic scaffold, bAptMan1.hap1 HAP1_SCAFFOLD_412, whole genome shotgun sequence:
gagccccccaaaccttcccccccccaggGATGCTCCGGCGgcggagggacccaggcgtccgggggcggggggggggggatgtgaaggacccaggtgtccgggagcggtggggatgaaggggcccaggcgtccgggagtgggggggggggatgaggggcccaggtgtccgggagatGAGGGGAGCGGGGgaatgaaggggcccaggcgtccggggatgaaggggcccaggtgtccgggagtggggggggatgaggggggatgaagggcccaggtgtccgggagatgggggggggcaggagggggacgAGGGACCCCGGTGTCCGGGAGTGGGGGGGTGGGAgtgtgaggggcccaggcgtccgggagatgggggcaggggggcaggggagctgaggacccaggtgtctgggtggAGGGAatgggggggacccaggtgtccgggggggggggcagaggtgaggggcccaggcatccgggagtgGGGGTGGGCGGAGAGGGGacgagggacccaggtgtccggggagggggggcgtgaggggcccaggcatccgggggggtgaaggacccaggcgtccggctgcaGGGAAtggaggggacccaggtgtctgggaaacggggggggggtggggggggctgagggacccaggtgtccggggggggggacaaggggcccaggcgtccgggagcaggggatggggaggggggggttgaaggacccaggcgtccggggagcgcaGGCctaggcccccccccccggtcccctgctccagccccccaaccaaccccccccccccccccggtacatGAGGGTGCTGCAGCCgcggggagggacccaggcgtccgggggggggcagggggtgtgagggacccaggcgtccgggagctggagcccccccagcatcccccccaCGGGCTCCGACCATTataccaggaaggggcccaggagtccgggcccCCCCTTGCGGGGAGTCTCTGGTGGCTGCtatagggttgggggggggacttcatcccccggacgcctgggcccctggccTGGAGGGGAGGGAGTGCggcagccggacgcctgggcccctcgttctggtgggggggggtgtctgagTGAGGGGGTTTCACACTCGTGTGCACACGCACGCTCCTCGCACGCCCCCTCGCACGACGGCCGGGACGGCACGAGGACGGGGCCTGGGTGCGCGCCGGCGCCACaacggcccggacgcctgggcccgccggGTGGGGGAGGCGAGGAGCCCTCGTGCGAGgccccaggacgcctgggcccctccccatggcggggggggggatgacgACACGTGAGCCCtcgtgcgaggccgtgcgaggcccccggacgcctgggcccctccccatgGGAGCAACGCGGGAGGGGGGGAAACACGTGAGCCCtcgtgcgaggccgtgcgaggcccccggacgcctgggcccctccccatggggagcaacgcggaggggggggggaacacgtGAGCCCTCGTGCGAGGCTCGTGCGAGGCCCCGGCCTGACGCAAGGGCGTCCCCGGGGGCCGCTTCCTAACGAGGCTTCCTAACGAGGCTTCCTAACGAGGAGCCGCTAATTAGCCCCCGCGCGCACCCCTGCCCCGCACACACGTGTCCCCCGTCCCCACACGCGTGTGcgtggccccggacgcctgggcccctgccccccccccccccagcccggctctCGCGTTGCCcggagggggccgcggcgccgcacaCGCGTCGCACACGCGTGTGAcacggcagcggggccggggggggggcggccggatGGCGCCGGCCCCCGTGAAAGGCCCCTTTGTCCCCGCGGCACAAGGGACCCTTctgccgcccggacgcctgggcccctcagtgCCGctcggtggcggggggggggggagcggggggggctcCCCGGGGCCTGTCGCACGGGGGCCCTCGTGCGAGgggggcaggcgctgggggacgccggggcccctcgtgCGACGCCGCGGCCCCTCGTGCGAGGCCTCAAGCGGCCCGGAGGATTCTGGGCCGGGAGCAGGTTCCCGATGCTAAcgagcccccggggggggggaggttcaTTAGCGCCGTGCGTTAATTAGCCCGCGGGGGAGGGGAGCGCggaggcccggacgcctgggtccctttccgGGGGCGGTTGCGTCGCACGAGGACGTGGGGGgtgtgagcgggggggggggggctgcacgtGTGTGCGTTGCGCCGGGGCTGCGCACGACTGCGCGTTGCAGCGCGAGCATGCGTGTGGGTGCGTGTTGCGCTGTGACGACAGACGTGTGCACGCGTGTTGCACCGTGGCCACGCGTGCGTGTTGCACTGTGACCGCACGTTGTGTGCATTGCACCGTGTCCGTGCGTGTGCGTTGCACCATGGCCACGTGCGTTGCACTGTGTCCGTGCATCGTGCCGTGCTCGTACACGCGTGTTACACCGCATCCAGGCGTGTTGGCCCACGCATGTGTTGCACGGGGGTCACGCGTGTGCGCtgacgtgtgtgtgtgttgccTCGAGGCAGGCTCTGCATGTGCACGTGGGCGCCGTACGTGACCGTGAGCGTGCTTTGCATGAGGCGTGCGCACACGCGTGTGTGTGCCGCGGGCCCGGCTCACGCCCTGCCGCAGGCCGGCGCCGCCATGGAGCACCGGAGCCGGTAGCGCCGGGAGGGACACGCCcgcacacgcctgcacacgcctgcacacgccTGCGCACCCAGGAGCACGAGGAGGAGGAAGGTAGGAGGAAGGGCCatgccccgcccccgccgcctcggcgTCCTGGCCGTAAagcgcgcccggacgcctgggccccttgtccTGAGGTTGATGCATGCAGCGCccgggacacctgggccccctgtcCCAGGGTTGGTGCATGtagtgcccggacgcctgggccccctgtcccGGGGCGGGTGCATGAAgcgcctggacacctgggccccctgtcCTGGATTGGTGcaggtcccggacgcctgggccccctgggccATGGCGGATGCATGcagctcccggacgcctgggccccttgtcccAGGGTTGGTGCaggtcccggatgcctgggccctctgTCCCAGGGTTGATGCATGCagcgcctggacgcctgggccccctgtgccATGGCAGATGCATGCagcccccggatgcctgggccccctgtccCAGGGTTGATGCATGCagcgcctggacgcctgggccccctgtgccATGGCAGATGCATgcagcccccggacgcctgggccccctgtcccAGGGTTGATGCATGCAgcgcctggatgcctgggcccccctgTCCCAGGGTTGGTGCaggtcctggacacctgggccctctgTCTGGGGCAGATGCATgcagcccccggacgcctgggccccctgtgccacagcggATGCAtgcagcgcccggacgcctgggccccctgtgccacagcggATGCAtgcagcgcccggacgcctgggccccctcgctaagcccctctctccccccaccccgcaggaggcgcggggcgcccggccgccggcgcccccaTGCGAgccggggggcgcccgggggggtgcccggggcggcggcagcagcagcaacagcagcagcagcagcagcagcagcagcaagcggcggcagcggcagcagcagcagcggcggcggcgctggggcccggcggcggcggcggcggcggtggcggcgctggcggcgggcggcggcggtggcgggcggcTGCCCGGCGGTTTGCCGCTGCGCCGGCGGCCGGGTGTACTGCAACGACCGGGGGCTGACGGCGGTGCCCGAggggctgccgccgggcgccaCCACCCTCTTCCTGCAGAACAACCGCATCGGCGACGCGGGCATCCCGCCGCGGCTGGGGCGTCTGCCGGCGCTGCGGGTGCTCTACCTGTACGCCAACGCGCTGGAGCACCTGCCGGCGCACCTGCCGCCGGCGCTGCGCGAGCTGCACCTGCAGGACAACAACGTGCGGAGCGCtggggcggcgggcgctggcgcGGGCGCCGCTGCTGGAGCGGGCTGCACCTGGACGACAACTCGGTGTCGGCGGCGGGCATCGAGGAGGACGCCTTCGCCGAGAGCCCCCGCCTGCGGCTGCTCTTCCTCTCGCGCAACCACCTGAGCAGCGTGCCGCCGGGCTGCCGCCGGGCCTGGAGGAGCTGCGGCTCGACGACAACCGCATCGCCACCATCCCGCTGCGGGCCTTCGAGGGGCTGCCGGCGCTGCGGCGCCTGGTGCTGGACGGCAACCTGCTGGCGAAACCGCCGCATGGCCGACGACACCTTCGCCCGGCTGCACAACCTGAGCGAGCTGTCGCTGGGCCGCAACGCgctggcggcgccgccggccAACCTGCCGCGGGCCCGGCTGCGGCGGCTCTCGCTGGCCGCCAACGCCATCAGCCACGTGCCGCCGGGGGCCCTGGCGCGCATGCGGGCGCTGGAGCGGCTCGACCTCTCCGACAACAACCTGACCACGCTGCCGCCGGGCGTCTTCGACGACCTGGGCAAGCctcagccagctgctgcttgcgCAAACAACCCCTGGTTCTGCGGCTGCGGCCTGGCCTGGCTGCCCGAGTGGCtgcggcgccgggcgccgccgggcctcCAGGTGCGCGGGCTGCTGTGCCAGGCGCCCGAGCGGCTGCGCGGGCTGCCCGTGGGCGAGCTGCGCGCCGAGCTGGACGCCTGCGgcacccccgcgccgccgcctgtcGCAGCGCCGCCGGCTGtcgcggcaccgccgccgccgccgccgcagggcaTCTGGGTGGAGGCGGCCcccggcggggcgctgcgggtgcgttggccgccggcgccggcgggcgccTCGCTGCGGCTCAGCTGGCTgcggcccggcgccggcgccgtcACCGAGACGCTGGTGCGGGGCGAGCGGGGCGAGTACGTGGTGAcggcgctgcagccccgcgccgcctaCCGCGTCTGCCTGGCCGCCCTggagccgcccggcgccccg
Protein-coding regions in this window:
- the LOC136996562 gene encoding LOW QUALITY PROTEIN: leucine-rich repeat transmembrane protein FLRT1-like (The sequence of the model RefSeq protein was modified relative to this genomic sequence to represent the inferred CDS: inserted 1 base in 1 codon; deleted 3 bases in 3 codons), with translation AAAVAGGCPAVCRCAGGRVYCNDRGLTAVPEGLPPGATTLFLQNNRIGDAGIPPRLGRLPALRVLYLYANALEHLPAHLPPALRELHLQDNNVRSLGRRALARAPLLERLHLDDNSVSAAGIEEDAFAESPRLRLLFLSRNHLSSVPXGLPPGLEELRLDDNRIATIPLRAFEGLPALRRLVLDGNLLANRRMADDTFARLHNLSELSLGRNALAAPPANLPRARLRRLSLAANAISHVPPGALARMRALERLDLSDNNLTTLPPGVFDDLGKPQPAAACANNPWFCGCGLAWLPEWLRRRAPPGLQVRGLLCQAPERLRGLPVGELRAELDACGTPAPPPVAAPPAVAAPPPPPPQGIWVEAAPGGALRVRWPPAPAGASLRLSWLRPGAGAVTETLVRGERGEYVVTALQPRAAYRVCLAALEPPGAPPRCAHGRTDGGGGDGDSTASSPSPSPPPPPRVVIPGGVVPPAVAAAAAGLALGVAAGCWRRRRGVGGRRGDKAGGGGGGGVTRPGLPLRPLRDGGVRTIFPPPPPLPLPAVVAATASRGDGDGGAARGFPDGRVPHAEYGGS